In a single window of the Streptomyces sp. CGMCC 4.7035 genome:
- a CDS encoding DUF309 domain-containing protein, with translation MSDASGVRAGRGRDRDAEGRARSARPRDGLGRPLPYGAQGVARQPEGVVRGPEDTVTEAQALLDAGKPFHAHEVFEDAWKTGPEEERALWRGLAQLAVGLTHAARGNVTGGARLLRRGAEAVEGWATRTGRARPYGLEVAELAAWARELAAVVERNAVAVDARARAPRLRGKQP, from the coding sequence ATGAGCGACGCATCGGGAGTTCGGGCGGGCCGGGGGCGCGATCGGGACGCGGAGGGGCGGGCCCGCAGCGCACGGCCGCGGGACGGGCTGGGGCGGCCCCTGCCGTACGGGGCGCAGGGCGTGGCGCGCCAGCCGGAGGGCGTCGTACGGGGCCCGGAGGACACCGTCACCGAGGCCCAGGCCCTGCTGGACGCCGGGAAGCCCTTCCACGCGCACGAGGTCTTCGAGGACGCCTGGAAGACGGGGCCCGAGGAGGAGCGCGCCCTGTGGCGGGGGCTCGCCCAGCTCGCGGTCGGCCTCACGCACGCGGCCCGCGGCAACGTGACCGGCGGCGCCCGGCTGCTGCGGCGTGGCGCCGAAGCCGTCGAGGGGTGGGCGACGCGGACCGGACGGGCCCGTCCCTACGGCCTGGAGGTCGCCGAACTGGCCGCCTGGGCACGGGAGCTGGCAGCCGTCGTGGAGCGGAACGCGGTGGCCGTCGACGCGCGGGCACGGGCGCCCCGGCTGCGCGGGAAACAGCCGTAG
- a CDS encoding SpoIIE family protein phosphatase, which yields MSGIDEPPGGAGSLDDALGAGLADTVRRTGASIGGLYLIDERRAALRLVALCGLPVEFSAPWQRLPLTAPVPVADAIREDRLVWVGSQADMALRYPRAAAVLPYRFALAAIALSGVRRCWGGIVLMWPADHPREATSRERDRITSSARRLTRLLDDAPRPPALPDQPRLVSLDTPRHPVQTGLAAADYLERLPEGALALDLEGRITFLTTTAAHLLGSSADRLLGTRPWQSLPWLDDPVYEDRYRTAVVSRAPQSFTALRPPDHRLTFQLHPDASGISVRITSYGEQTVPSLPSAGAQHTEVAPTGRLYQLVHLAAALAETVTVRDVVDLVAEQILPAFSAQGLMLSVADAGRLTITGHHGYPPEVVERVDGLSLDTDLTPAGQVLDSGTPAFFSSPAELAVSHPGATRITDKQAWAFLPLIITGRPVGCCVLSYDQPHTFTADERAVLTSLAGLIAQALDRARLYDAQHHLVHGLQQALLPRALPTVAGLDVAARYLPASHGFDVGGDFYDLLRLDDTAAGAVIGDVEGHNIAAAALMGQVRTAIHAHAAAGAPPDEVLARTNRLLTDLESDLLVSCLYAHLDLARHEVTLATAGHVPPLLRLAPHHARVLDIEPGPLLGIDTNARYPVTAVPMPADATLALYTDGLVEVAGGDSTQITADLVQHLADADDQDLEDLIDRLVHRAWPTGRHTDDIAVLLLRAKGTQSGTSRSA from the coding sequence ATGTCCGGGATCGACGAGCCACCGGGTGGCGCCGGGTCACTGGACGACGCGCTCGGGGCGGGACTGGCCGACACCGTGCGTCGCACCGGTGCCTCCATCGGCGGCCTCTACCTGATCGACGAGCGGCGGGCGGCGCTGCGACTGGTAGCGCTGTGCGGCCTGCCCGTCGAATTCTCCGCCCCGTGGCAACGTCTGCCGCTCACCGCTCCCGTGCCGGTCGCCGACGCCATCCGCGAGGACCGGCTCGTCTGGGTCGGCAGCCAGGCCGACATGGCCCTCCGCTACCCGCGCGCCGCCGCCGTCCTGCCCTACCGGTTCGCTCTCGCCGCGATCGCGCTGTCCGGGGTGCGCCGCTGCTGGGGCGGAATCGTCCTGATGTGGCCCGCCGACCACCCACGTGAGGCCACGTCCCGCGAACGCGACCGCATCACCTCCAGTGCCCGCCGGCTGACCCGCCTCCTCGACGACGCCCCCCGGCCGCCCGCCCTGCCCGACCAGCCGCGCCTCGTTTCCCTCGACACCCCCCGTCACCCCGTCCAGACCGGACTGGCCGCCGCCGACTACCTCGAACGGCTCCCGGAGGGCGCCCTGGCCCTCGACCTGGAGGGCCGGATCACCTTCCTCACCACCACAGCCGCCCACCTGCTCGGCAGCAGCGCGGACCGGTTGCTGGGCACCCGGCCCTGGCAGTCGCTGCCCTGGCTCGACGACCCCGTGTACGAGGACCGGTACCGCACCGCGGTCGTCAGCCGCGCCCCGCAGTCCTTCACCGCCCTGCGCCCACCCGATCACCGGCTCACCTTCCAGCTCCACCCGGACGCCAGCGGCATCAGCGTCCGCATCACCTCGTACGGAGAACAGACCGTGCCCAGCCTGCCGTCAGCGGGCGCGCAGCACACCGAGGTGGCGCCGACCGGCCGCCTGTATCAGCTGGTCCACCTGGCCGCCGCGCTCGCCGAGACGGTCACCGTGCGCGACGTCGTCGACTTGGTCGCCGAGCAGATCCTGCCCGCGTTCAGCGCCCAGGGCCTGATGCTGTCGGTGGCCGACGCCGGACGCCTGACCATCACCGGTCATCACGGTTATCCGCCCGAGGTCGTAGAACGCGTCGACGGGCTGTCGCTGGACACCGACCTCACTCCGGCCGGCCAGGTCCTCGACAGCGGCACCCCGGCCTTTTTCTCCAGCCCGGCCGAGCTGGCCGTCAGCCATCCCGGGGCTACCCGGATCACCGACAAGCAGGCCTGGGCCTTCCTCCCGCTGATCATCACCGGACGGCCCGTGGGCTGCTGCGTCCTGTCCTACGACCAGCCCCACACCTTCACCGCCGACGAGCGGGCCGTCCTCACCTCACTGGCCGGTCTCATCGCCCAGGCCCTGGACCGCGCCCGGCTCTACGACGCCCAACACCACCTCGTGCACGGCCTCCAGCAGGCGCTCCTGCCGCGCGCCCTGCCCACCGTGGCGGGCCTCGACGTGGCCGCCCGCTACCTGCCCGCCAGCCACGGGTTCGATGTCGGCGGCGACTTCTACGACCTGCTGCGTCTGGACGACACCGCCGCCGGCGCGGTCATCGGCGACGTCGAGGGCCACAACATCGCCGCGGCCGCCCTCATGGGTCAGGTACGCACCGCCATCCACGCCCACGCGGCCGCCGGCGCACCGCCGGACGAGGTCCTGGCCCGCACCAACCGGCTCCTGACCGACCTGGAGTCCGACCTGCTCGTCTCCTGCCTCTACGCCCACCTGGACCTGGCCCGCCACGAGGTCACCCTCGCCACCGCCGGCCATGTCCCGCCGCTGCTCCGCCTCGCCCCCCATCACGCCCGCGTCCTCGACATCGAGCCCGGGCCGCTGCTGGGCATCGACACCAACGCCCGGTACCCGGTCACCGCCGTTCCCATGCCCGCGGACGCGACCCTGGCCCTCTACACCGACGGCCTCGTGGAGGTCGCCGGCGGCGATTCC
- the kstD gene encoding 3-oxosteroid 1-dehydrogenase, which yields MPTSAEPARPTAFPVTAGPSRRQVLGGAGVGLALAAGLSAAADPARAADLPPLGTYDVVVIGSGAAGMTAALTAAHQGLSCVVVEKAATFGGSAARSGAGIWIPNNPVILAAVVPDTPAKAAAYLAAVVGPDVSAARQQAFLGHGPAMISFVMAHSPLRFRWMEGYSDYYPELPGGLPGGRSIEPDQLDGNILGAELAHLNPPYMAVPAGMVVFSADYKWLTLSVVSAKGTAVATECLARGTKAALLGQKPLTMGQSLAAGLRAGLLAANVPVWLNTPLTDLHVEGGAVTGAVVTRDGTPGLLRARRGVIVGSGGFEHNAAMRAQYQRQPIGTAWTVGAQENTGDGIRAGERAGAALDLMDDAWWGPAIPLPGEPYFCLAERTLPGGLLVNAAGARFVNEAAPYSDVVHTMYDRNATAPDIPAWLIVDQNYRNRYLFKDVAPTFTFPDAWYGSGVAHKAWTLDALAGQIGVPAAALRATVDRFNSLALSGKDADFHRGDSAYDHYYTDPAVTPNSCLAPLWLAPYYAFKIVPGDLGTKGGMRTDARARVLRADGSVIPGLYAAGNASAAVMGHSYAGAGSTIGPAMTFGYIAALDLAAGA from the coding sequence ATGCCCACAAGCGCGGAACCGGCCAGACCCACCGCATTCCCCGTGACGGCCGGACCGTCGCGCCGACAGGTGCTCGGCGGTGCCGGCGTCGGTCTCGCGCTCGCGGCCGGGCTGTCTGCGGCCGCCGACCCGGCACGGGCGGCCGACCTGCCCCCGCTCGGCACGTACGACGTCGTCGTGATCGGCTCCGGTGCGGCGGGCATGACCGCCGCGCTGACGGCCGCGCACCAGGGTCTGAGCTGCGTCGTCGTGGAGAAGGCGGCCACCTTCGGCGGGTCGGCGGCGCGCTCCGGGGCCGGCATCTGGATCCCGAACAACCCGGTCATCCTGGCCGCGGTCGTCCCCGACACCCCGGCGAAGGCGGCCGCCTATCTCGCGGCGGTCGTCGGCCCGGACGTCTCCGCGGCGCGGCAGCAGGCCTTCCTCGGCCACGGGCCCGCCATGATCTCCTTCGTCATGGCCCACAGCCCGCTGCGCTTCCGCTGGATGGAGGGGTACAGCGACTACTACCCCGAGCTGCCGGGCGGACTGCCCGGCGGCCGCTCCATCGAACCCGACCAGCTCGACGGGAACATCCTCGGCGCCGAACTCGCCCACCTCAACCCGCCGTACATGGCCGTCCCGGCCGGCATGGTGGTCTTCAGCGCCGACTACAAATGGCTCACCCTGTCCGTCGTCAGCGCCAAGGGGACAGCTGTCGCCACCGAGTGCCTCGCCCGGGGCACCAAGGCCGCGCTCCTCGGCCAGAAGCCCCTCACCATGGGGCAGTCGCTGGCGGCCGGGCTGCGCGCGGGGCTGCTCGCCGCGAACGTGCCCGTCTGGCTGAACACCCCGCTCACCGACCTCCACGTCGAAGGGGGCGCGGTCACGGGAGCCGTCGTGACACGCGACGGTACGCCCGGTCTGCTCCGGGCCCGGCGCGGGGTGATCGTCGGCTCCGGCGGCTTCGAGCACAACGCGGCCATGCGCGCGCAGTACCAGCGCCAGCCCATCGGCACCGCGTGGACCGTGGGCGCCCAGGAGAACACCGGCGACGGCATCCGCGCGGGCGAGCGGGCCGGCGCCGCGCTCGACCTGATGGACGACGCCTGGTGGGGCCCGGCGATCCCGCTGCCCGGCGAGCCCTACTTCTGCCTCGCCGAACGCACCTTGCCGGGCGGCTTGTTGGTGAACGCGGCCGGCGCCCGTTTCGTCAACGAGGCCGCCCCGTACAGCGACGTCGTCCACACGATGTACGACCGCAACGCGACCGCCCCGGACATCCCGGCCTGGCTGATCGTCGACCAGAACTACCGCAACCGGTACCTCTTCAAGGACGTCGCGCCCACCTTCACGTTCCCCGACGCCTGGTACGGCTCCGGCGTCGCCCACAAGGCCTGGACGCTGGACGCGCTGGCCGGGCAGATCGGCGTGCCCGCGGCCGCGCTGCGCGCCACCGTCGACCGCTTCAACTCCCTCGCGCTCAGTGGCAAGGACGCCGACTTCCATCGCGGCGACAGCGCGTACGACCACTACTACACCGACCCCGCGGTCACCCCGAACTCTTGTCTGGCACCGCTGTGGCTGGCCCCGTACTACGCTTTCAAGATCGTCCCGGGCGACCTGGGCACCAAGGGCGGCATGCGCACGGACGCCCGCGCGCGCGTGCTGCGCGCGGACGGCTCGGTGATCCCCGGTCTGTACGCGGCCGGGAATGCCAGCGCCGCCGTGATGGGGCACAGCTACGCGGGCGCGGGCTCGACGATCGGTCCCGCGATGACCTTCGGGTACATCGCCGCCCTGGATCTCGCGGCCGGGGCGTGA
- a CDS encoding cobalt-precorrin-6A reductase, whose translation MSPHVLVLGGTTEARELAASLAARSGVRVTTSLAGRVSRLGALEGEVRVGGFGGAEGLAAWLREHRVDAVVDATHPFAAGITANAAWAAAATGVPAVVLRRPGWSAGPGDRWHEAASLAEAAGLLAPLGRRVFLTTGRLGLAAFAHLTDLHFVVRSVEPPEPPMPPDVEVLLARGPFTVQDETALLSGHRIDVLVTKDSGGAATAAKLTAARELGLPVVVVRRPPLPDGVTAVPDVAGVLARLGLGPR comes from the coding sequence ATGTCCCCGCATGTCCTGGTCCTCGGCGGTACCACCGAGGCACGCGAACTCGCCGCCTCGCTCGCGGCGCGCTCCGGCGTGCGGGTGACGACGTCTCTGGCCGGGCGGGTGTCCCGGCTGGGGGCTCTCGAGGGGGAGGTCCGCGTCGGGGGCTTCGGCGGCGCGGAGGGGCTGGCCGCCTGGCTGCGAGAGCACCGTGTGGACGCGGTGGTCGACGCCACGCACCCGTTCGCCGCGGGGATCACGGCGAACGCGGCGTGGGCCGCGGCGGCGACCGGTGTCCCCGCCGTGGTGCTGCGCAGGCCCGGCTGGAGCGCGGGCCCCGGCGACCGCTGGCACGAGGCCGCCTCGCTCGCCGAAGCGGCGGGACTGCTCGCGCCGCTCGGCCGACGCGTCTTCCTCACCACCGGCCGGCTGGGTCTCGCGGCCTTCGCACACCTGACCGACCTCCACTTCGTCGTGCGGTCGGTGGAGCCGCCCGAGCCTCCCATGCCGCCGGACGTGGAGGTACTGCTGGCCCGCGGGCCGTTCACGGTCCAGGACGAGACCGCGCTGCTGAGCGGGCACCGCATCGACGTGCTGGTGACGAAGGACAGTGGGGGAGCGGCGACGGCGGCCAAGCTCACGGCCGCGCGGGAGCTCGGACTCCCGGTGGTCGTCGTACGCCGTCCCCCCTTGCCCGACGGCGTGACCGCGGTGCCGGACGTGGCCGGAGTGCTGGCCCGGCTGGGGCTGGGCCCCCGATGA
- a CDS encoding LLM class F420-dependent oxidoreductase translates to MGDETSTERGSSLKETVGRHGIWSMGLRSEDPDRRGELAEAAAELEELGFGAVWLGGSTGVRHAVPLIEATSHLVVATGIQSIWQYEAAETAERFAELEADRPGRFLLGLGVSHAKMTDRYQRPYSAMVGYLDALDAAGVPAGRRVLAALGPKMLELSRDRTAGSHPYLVTTEHTARARGILGAAPLLAPETKVVLDTDPDSARAKARGVLAFYLELPNYTNALAQFGFTEEDFADGGSDRLVDALFAWGDDDRIRQRIEAFHAAGADHVALQVVDDQPGDSLPRAAWRRLADLLR, encoded by the coding sequence ATGGGCGACGAGACGAGCACGGAGCGCGGAAGCTCCCTGAAGGAGACCGTCGGACGGCACGGCATCTGGAGTATGGGGCTGCGTTCGGAGGACCCGGACCGGCGCGGCGAACTGGCCGAGGCCGCCGCCGAACTGGAGGAACTCGGTTTCGGCGCCGTCTGGTTGGGCGGCAGTACCGGAGTGCGCCACGCGGTGCCGCTGATCGAGGCGACCTCGCATCTCGTCGTGGCCACCGGCATCCAGAGCATCTGGCAGTACGAGGCCGCCGAGACCGCGGAGCGCTTCGCCGAACTGGAGGCGGACCGCCCCGGGCGCTTCCTGCTCGGACTCGGCGTCAGCCACGCGAAAATGACGGACCGGTACCAGCGCCCGTACTCGGCGATGGTCGGCTATCTGGACGCCCTCGACGCCGCCGGCGTCCCCGCCGGGCGCCGCGTCCTGGCCGCGCTCGGCCCGAAGATGCTGGAGCTGTCCCGCGACCGGACCGCCGGCTCGCACCCGTATCTGGTCACGACCGAGCACACCGCCCGGGCCCGGGGGATCCTGGGCGCCGCTCCGCTGCTCGCGCCGGAGACGAAGGTGGTCCTGGACACGGACCCGGACAGCGCCCGAGCCAAGGCCCGCGGCGTTCTGGCCTTCTACCTGGAGCTGCCGAACTACACGAACGCCCTTGCGCAGTTCGGCTTCACGGAGGAGGACTTCGCGGACGGCGGCAGCGACCGCCTGGTCGACGCGCTGTTCGCCTGGGGCGACGACGACCGGATCCGGCAACGGATCGAGGCCTTCCATGCGGCGGGCGCGGACCATGTGGCCCTTCAGGTGGTCGACGACCAGCCCGGCGACTCCCTCCCGCGCGCCGCCTGGCGGCGCCTCGCCGACCTGCTGCGCTGA
- a CDS encoding cysteine hydrolase family protein, which yields MTTLPDRPNTALLVIDVQNGVVAGAAHRDSVIANINTLVDKARAEDVPVVWVQHSDDGLKRDSEDWQYVPELVRRDEEPLVHKLYGDSFEDTELEAVLAERGVGRLVVTGAQTDACIRSTLHGAFVRGYDVTLVGDAHTTEDLTAYGAPAPEQVIAHTNLYWKWQSAPGRRGGTVDTAEVTFAAADAG from the coding sequence ATGACGACCCTGCCCGACCGGCCGAACACGGCGCTGCTCGTCATCGACGTCCAGAACGGGGTGGTGGCGGGCGCCGCTCACCGCGACAGCGTGATCGCGAACATCAACACCCTGGTCGACAAGGCGCGCGCGGAGGACGTGCCCGTGGTCTGGGTGCAGCACTCCGACGACGGGCTCAAGCGGGACAGCGAGGACTGGCAGTACGTGCCTGAGCTGGTGCGCCGCGACGAGGAGCCTCTCGTCCACAAACTCTACGGCGACTCGTTCGAGGACACGGAACTGGAGGCGGTGCTCGCCGAGCGCGGGGTGGGGCGGCTCGTCGTCACGGGCGCCCAGACCGACGCGTGCATCCGCTCGACCCTCCACGGAGCCTTCGTTCGGGGGTACGACGTGACGCTGGTCGGCGACGCCCACACGACGGAGGACCTCACCGCGTACGGCGCTCCGGCCCCGGAGCAGGTGATAGCGCACACCAACCTCTACTGGAAGTGGCAGAGCGCGCCCGGGCGCCGCGGGGGAACCGTCGACACGGCGGAGGTGACCTTCGCGGCGGCCGACGCGGGCTGA
- the cobF gene encoding precorrin-6A synthase (deacetylating) has translation MRKIHVIGIGAGDPDQLTLQAVKALKSTDVFFILDKGEVKSDLVQLRRDILDAHIPEGTYRLVEARDPERDRAAGGSAYSPAVGDWRSARAGIYERLIAEELGDDESGAFLVWGDPSLYDSTLGILEEILDRGAVTFSYDVVPGISSVSALVARHRTGLNRVARPVQITTGRRLAEGFPEGVDDVVVMLDAHQTFRQYADQDIDIYWGAYIGTPDEILASGPLSETAEHIERLRAEARERKGWIMDTYLLRRHPRGRGTAAE, from the coding sequence GTGCGAAAGATTCATGTCATCGGCATCGGGGCGGGCGACCCCGACCAGCTGACCCTGCAGGCGGTCAAGGCGCTGAAGAGCACGGACGTGTTCTTCATCCTCGACAAGGGCGAGGTGAAGTCGGACCTCGTCCAACTGCGCCGCGACATCCTCGACGCACACATACCGGAGGGGACCTACCGCCTGGTCGAGGCGCGCGACCCCGAGCGCGACCGGGCCGCGGGCGGCTCCGCCTACTCCCCCGCCGTCGGCGACTGGCGCTCGGCGCGCGCCGGCATCTACGAGCGGCTCATCGCCGAGGAACTGGGCGATGACGAGAGCGGTGCGTTCCTGGTGTGGGGCGACCCGTCGCTGTACGACAGCACGCTCGGCATCCTGGAGGAGATCCTGGACCGGGGCGCGGTGACGTTCTCGTACGACGTCGTGCCCGGTATCAGCAGCGTCTCGGCGCTCGTCGCAAGGCACCGCACCGGACTCAACCGGGTCGCCCGGCCGGTCCAGATCACCACGGGCCGCCGTCTGGCGGAGGGCTTCCCGGAGGGGGTCGACGACGTGGTCGTGATGCTCGACGCCCACCAGACCTTCCGGCAGTACGCGGACCAGGACATCGACATCTACTGGGGCGCGTACATCGGCACGCCGGACGAGATACTCGCCTCCGGCCCGCTCTCCGAGACGGCCGAGCACATCGAGCGGCTGCGCGCCGAGGCCCGGGAGCGCAAGGGCTGGATCATGGACACGTATCTGCTGCGCAGACATCCGCGGGGCCGGGGCACGGCGGCCGAGTAG